From the genome of Scytonema hofmannii PCC 7110, one region includes:
- a CDS encoding response regulator: MSQATTIRVLIADDHAIFRQGLATIINRDPDMQVIAQAENGSQAIALFGEHQPDVTLMDLRMPEVEGVAAIGAICAIAKSARIIVLTTYDSDEDIYRGLQAGAKGYLLKETEPDELLNAIRTVHRGQKYIPPDVGAKLVQRLSNPELSERELEVLRSLAQGMSNAEIADALSIGEGTVKSHVNRILNKLDVSDRTQAVIVAVKRGIVSL, from the coding sequence ATGAGCCAAGCCACGACCATTCGGGTTCTGATTGCGGACGATCATGCCATTTTTCGGCAAGGATTAGCCACGATTATTAACCGCGACCCAGATATGCAGGTGATTGCCCAAGCCGAAAATGGGTCTCAAGCGATCGCTCTATTTGGGGAACACCAACCGGATGTCACGCTCATGGATCTCCGAATGCCTGAAGTGGAAGGAGTTGCTGCCATCGGTGCAATTTGTGCGATCGCTAAATCTGCTCGGATTATAGTCCTGACCACGTATGATAGCGACGAAGACATTTATCGGGGATTGCAGGCAGGCGCAAAAGGATACCTGTTGAAAGAAACTGAACCAGACGAGCTTCTAAATGCCATTCGCACCGTTCATCGGGGTCAGAAGTATATTCCGCCAGATGTGGGAGCAAAGTTAGTACAGCGCCTCAGCAATCCAGAACTGAGTGAAAGAGAACTAGAAGTACTCCGCTCGCTGGCACAGGGGATGAGCAATGCCGAGATTGCTGATGCTTTGAGTATTGGTGAAGGCACGGTTAAATCCCATGTCAATCGAATTTTGAATAAATTAGATGTGAGCGATCGCACCCAGGCTGTGATTGTTGCGGTTAAACGCGGCATTGTCAGTTTGTAG